The genomic region GTAGCGTGAGAGTTTGAAAATAGGTCGTACTCCCTAAAGGTATTATCAACCTTCCGTTCTCCTTCAGTTGCTTGATTAGCGGGGGAGGAATATGGTTGGCCGCACAAGTGACAATAATGGCATCAAAGGGAGCATATTCTTCCCAACCGAAATAGCCATCCCCGTATTTTACCTTAACCTTTTCATACCCCAACTGCTTGAGACGCTGGGCCGCCATTTGACTCAGGCTGGCCCGGATTTCGATCGTATAAACCTGGCCGGTTAGCTCCGCCAAAACCGCTGCCTGGTAGCCCGACCCCGCGCCGATCTCCAAAACCTTCTCTCCTGGTTTTACCTGCAGGATCTGAGTCATCAACGCCACGATATAAGGTTGGGAGATTGTCTGCCCTTCCCCAATGGGCAAGGGATGATCGGCATAGGCTTTACTCTGCAGAGATTTATCGACGAAGAGATGACGCGGTACCCGACCCATGATCTCCAGGAC from Deltaproteobacteria bacterium harbors:
- a CDS encoding protein-L-isoaspartate(D-aspartate) O-methyltransferase; amino-acid sequence: MRTTVLFFLLTWIFLFPSAPTVASEDAQIIKSRKRMVEHDLKGRDITDAKVLEIMGRVPRHLFVDKSLQSKAYADHPLPIGEGQTISQPYIVALMTQILQVKPGEKVLEIGAGSGYQAAVLAELTGQVYTIEIRASLSQMAAQRLKQLGYEKVKVKYGDGYFGWEEYAPFDAIIVTCAANHIPPPLIKQLKENGRLIIPLGSTTYFQTLTLLTKKNGQTDVQHLLGVSFVPMTGEAQKR